A stretch of the Apteryx mantelli isolate bAptMan1 chromosome 3, bAptMan1.hap1, whole genome shotgun sequence genome encodes the following:
- the STMN4 gene encoding stathmin-4 isoform X5 codes for MSPESGERQPRRRRCGAVRPPGAFWLQTPKQRDTMTLAAYKEKMKELPLVSLFCSCFLSDPLNKPAYTYEADTVDLTWCVISDMEVIELNKRTSGQSFEVILKPPSFDGIPEFNASLPRRRDPSLEEIQKKLEAAEERRKYQEAELLKHLAEKREHEREVIQKAIEENNNFIKMAKEKLAQKMESNKENREAHLAAMLERLQEKDKHAEEVRKNKELKEEASR; via the exons ATGAGCCCGGAGAGCGGCGAGCGGCAGCCCAGGCGccggcggtgcggtgcggtgcg gcCCCCAGGAGCTTTCTGGCTGCAGACGCCCAAGCAACGTGACACCATGACTCTGGCCG CTTACAAGGAGAAGATGAAGGAGCTGCCCCTCGTCTCCCTGTTTTGCTCCTGCTTCCTCTCGGACCCCTTGAACAAGCCGGCGTACACGTACGAAG CAGACACGGTAGACCTCACCTGGTGCGTCATCTCCGACATGGAAGTCATCGAGCTCAACAAGCGCACTTCGGGGCAGTCCTTCGAGGTGATCCTGAAGCCGCCCTCCTTCGACGGCATCCCCGAGTTCAACGCCTCCCTGCCGCGGCGGCGCGACCCTTCCCTGGAGGAGATCCAGAAGAAGCTGGAGGCGGCCGAGGAGCGGAGGAAG TACCAGGAGGCCGAGCTCCTGAAGCACCTGGCGGAGAAGCGGGAGCACGAGCGGGAGGTCATCCAGAAGGCCATCGAGGAGAACAATAACTTCATCAAAATGGCCAAAGAGAAGCTGGCGCAGAAGATGGAGTCCAACAAGGAGAACCGCGAGGCCCATTTAGCAGCCATGCTGGAGCGCTTGCAGGAGAAG GACAAACACGCGGAAGAAGTGAGGAAAAACAAGGAGCTAAAGGAAGAGGCTTCCAGGTAA
- the STMN4 gene encoding stathmin-4 isoform X4 codes for MSPESGERQPRRRRCGAVRPPGAFWLQTPKQRDTMTLAAYKEKMKELPLVSLFCSCFLSDPLNKPAYTYEDTVDLTWCVISDMEVIELNKRTSGQSFEVILKPPSFDGIPEFNASLPRRRDPSLEEIQKKLEAAEERRKYQEAELLKHLAEKREHEREVIQKAIEENNNFIKMAKEKLAQKMESNKENREAHLAAMLERLQEKVCSQPQHGRSHPRHLQLPPKHPFCKELAQCPSPNASASLGSETESTR; via the exons ATGAGCCCGGAGAGCGGCGAGCGGCAGCCCAGGCGccggcggtgcggtgcggtgcg gcCCCCAGGAGCTTTCTGGCTGCAGACGCCCAAGCAACGTGACACCATGACTCTGGCCG CTTACAAGGAGAAGATGAAGGAGCTGCCCCTCGTCTCCCTGTTTTGCTCCTGCTTCCTCTCGGACCCCTTGAACAAGCCGGCGTACACGTACGAAG ACACGGTAGACCTCACCTGGTGCGTCATCTCCGACATGGAAGTCATCGAGCTCAACAAGCGCACTTCGGGGCAGTCCTTCGAGGTGATCCTGAAGCCGCCCTCCTTCGACGGCATCCCCGAGTTCAACGCCTCCCTGCCGCGGCGGCGCGACCCTTCCCTGGAGGAGATCCAGAAGAAGCTGGAGGCGGCCGAGGAGCGGAGGAAG TACCAGGAGGCCGAGCTCCTGAAGCACCTGGCGGAGAAGCGGGAGCACGAGCGGGAGGTCATCCAGAAGGCCATCGAGGAGAACAATAACTTCATCAAAATGGCCAAAGAGAAGCTGGCGCAGAAGATGGAGTCCAACAAGGAGAACCGCGAGGCCCATTTAGCAGCCATGCTGGAGCGCTTGCAGGAGAAG GTCTGTTCCCAACCTCAGCATGGAAGGTCCCACCCTCGccacctccagctccctccaAAACATCCCTTCTGCAAGGAGCTCGCTCAGTGCCCTTCTCCAAACGCCTCAGCTAGCCTTGGCTCAGAGACAGAGAGCACAAGATAA
- the STMN4 gene encoding stathmin-4 isoform X7, protein MTLAAYKEKMKELPLVSLFCSCFLSDPLNKPAYTYEADTVDLTWCVISDMEVIELNKRTSGQSFEVILKPPSFDGIPEFNASLPRRRDPSLEEIQKKLEAAEERRKYQEAELLKHLAEKREHEREVIQKAIEENNNFIKMAKEKLAQKMESNKENREAHLAAMLERLQEKQVCSQPQHGRSHPRHLQLPPKHPFCKELAQCPSPNASASLGSETESTR, encoded by the exons ATGACTCTGGCCG CTTACAAGGAGAAGATGAAGGAGCTGCCCCTCGTCTCCCTGTTTTGCTCCTGCTTCCTCTCGGACCCCTTGAACAAGCCGGCGTACACGTACGAAG CAGACACGGTAGACCTCACCTGGTGCGTCATCTCCGACATGGAAGTCATCGAGCTCAACAAGCGCACTTCGGGGCAGTCCTTCGAGGTGATCCTGAAGCCGCCCTCCTTCGACGGCATCCCCGAGTTCAACGCCTCCCTGCCGCGGCGGCGCGACCCTTCCCTGGAGGAGATCCAGAAGAAGCTGGAGGCGGCCGAGGAGCGGAGGAAG TACCAGGAGGCCGAGCTCCTGAAGCACCTGGCGGAGAAGCGGGAGCACGAGCGGGAGGTCATCCAGAAGGCCATCGAGGAGAACAATAACTTCATCAAAATGGCCAAAGAGAAGCTGGCGCAGAAGATGGAGTCCAACAAGGAGAACCGCGAGGCCCATTTAGCAGCCATGCTGGAGCGCTTGCAGGAGAAG CAGGTCTGTTCCCAACCTCAGCATGGAAGGTCCCACCCTCGccacctccagctccctccaAAACATCCCTTCTGCAAGGAGCTCGCTCAGTGCCCTTCTCCAAACGCCTCAGCTAGCCTTGGCTCAGAGACAGAGAGCACAAGATAA
- the STMN4 gene encoding stathmin-4 isoform X6 codes for MSPESGERQPRRRRCGAVRPPGAFWLQTPKQRDTMTLAAYKEKMKELPLVSLFCSCFLSDPLNKPAYTYEDTVDLTWCVISDMEVIELNKRTSGQSFEVILKPPSFDGIPEFNASLPRRRDPSLEEIQKKLEAAEERRKYQEAELLKHLAEKREHEREVIQKAIEENNNFIKMAKEKLAQKMESNKENREAHLAAMLERLQEKDKHAEEVRKNKELKEEASR; via the exons ATGAGCCCGGAGAGCGGCGAGCGGCAGCCCAGGCGccggcggtgcggtgcggtgcg gcCCCCAGGAGCTTTCTGGCTGCAGACGCCCAAGCAACGTGACACCATGACTCTGGCCG CTTACAAGGAGAAGATGAAGGAGCTGCCCCTCGTCTCCCTGTTTTGCTCCTGCTTCCTCTCGGACCCCTTGAACAAGCCGGCGTACACGTACGAAG ACACGGTAGACCTCACCTGGTGCGTCATCTCCGACATGGAAGTCATCGAGCTCAACAAGCGCACTTCGGGGCAGTCCTTCGAGGTGATCCTGAAGCCGCCCTCCTTCGACGGCATCCCCGAGTTCAACGCCTCCCTGCCGCGGCGGCGCGACCCTTCCCTGGAGGAGATCCAGAAGAAGCTGGAGGCGGCCGAGGAGCGGAGGAAG TACCAGGAGGCCGAGCTCCTGAAGCACCTGGCGGAGAAGCGGGAGCACGAGCGGGAGGTCATCCAGAAGGCCATCGAGGAGAACAATAACTTCATCAAAATGGCCAAAGAGAAGCTGGCGCAGAAGATGGAGTCCAACAAGGAGAACCGCGAGGCCCATTTAGCAGCCATGCTGGAGCGCTTGCAGGAGAAG GACAAACACGCGGAAGAAGTGAGGAAAAACAAGGAGCTAAAGGAAGAGGCTTCCAGGTAA
- the STMN4 gene encoding stathmin-4 isoform X1 codes for MSPESGERQPRRRRCGAVRPPGAFWLQTPKQRDTMTLAAYKEKMKELPLVSLFCSCFLSDPLNKPAYTYEADTVDLTWCVISDMEVIELNKRTSGQSFEVILKPPSFDGIPEFNASLPRRRDPSLEEIQKKLEAAEERRKYQEAELLKHLAEKREHEREVIQKAIEENNNFIKMAKEKLAQKMESNKENREAHLAAMLERLQEKQVCSQPQHGRSHPRHLQLPPKHPFCKELAQCPSPNASASLGSETESTR; via the exons ATGAGCCCGGAGAGCGGCGAGCGGCAGCCCAGGCGccggcggtgcggtgcggtgcg gcCCCCAGGAGCTTTCTGGCTGCAGACGCCCAAGCAACGTGACACCATGACTCTGGCCG CTTACAAGGAGAAGATGAAGGAGCTGCCCCTCGTCTCCCTGTTTTGCTCCTGCTTCCTCTCGGACCCCTTGAACAAGCCGGCGTACACGTACGAAG CAGACACGGTAGACCTCACCTGGTGCGTCATCTCCGACATGGAAGTCATCGAGCTCAACAAGCGCACTTCGGGGCAGTCCTTCGAGGTGATCCTGAAGCCGCCCTCCTTCGACGGCATCCCCGAGTTCAACGCCTCCCTGCCGCGGCGGCGCGACCCTTCCCTGGAGGAGATCCAGAAGAAGCTGGAGGCGGCCGAGGAGCGGAGGAAG TACCAGGAGGCCGAGCTCCTGAAGCACCTGGCGGAGAAGCGGGAGCACGAGCGGGAGGTCATCCAGAAGGCCATCGAGGAGAACAATAACTTCATCAAAATGGCCAAAGAGAAGCTGGCGCAGAAGATGGAGTCCAACAAGGAGAACCGCGAGGCCCATTTAGCAGCCATGCTGGAGCGCTTGCAGGAGAAG CAGGTCTGTTCCCAACCTCAGCATGGAAGGTCCCACCCTCGccacctccagctccctccaAAACATCCCTTCTGCAAGGAGCTCGCTCAGTGCCCTTCTCCAAACGCCTCAGCTAGCCTTGGCTCAGAGACAGAGAGCACAAGATAA
- the STMN4 gene encoding stathmin-4 isoform X2, producing MSPESGERQPRRRRCGAVRPPGAFWLQTPKQRDTMTLAAYKEKMKELPLVSLFCSCFLSDPLNKPAYTYEADTVDLTWCVISDMEVIELNKRTSGQSFEVILKPPSFDGIPEFNASLPRRRDPSLEEIQKKLEAAEERRKYQEAELLKHLAEKREHEREVIQKAIEENNNFIKMAKEKLAQKMESNKENREAHLAAMLERLQEKVCSQPQHGRSHPRHLQLPPKHPFCKELAQCPSPNASASLGSETESTR from the exons ATGAGCCCGGAGAGCGGCGAGCGGCAGCCCAGGCGccggcggtgcggtgcggtgcg gcCCCCAGGAGCTTTCTGGCTGCAGACGCCCAAGCAACGTGACACCATGACTCTGGCCG CTTACAAGGAGAAGATGAAGGAGCTGCCCCTCGTCTCCCTGTTTTGCTCCTGCTTCCTCTCGGACCCCTTGAACAAGCCGGCGTACACGTACGAAG CAGACACGGTAGACCTCACCTGGTGCGTCATCTCCGACATGGAAGTCATCGAGCTCAACAAGCGCACTTCGGGGCAGTCCTTCGAGGTGATCCTGAAGCCGCCCTCCTTCGACGGCATCCCCGAGTTCAACGCCTCCCTGCCGCGGCGGCGCGACCCTTCCCTGGAGGAGATCCAGAAGAAGCTGGAGGCGGCCGAGGAGCGGAGGAAG TACCAGGAGGCCGAGCTCCTGAAGCACCTGGCGGAGAAGCGGGAGCACGAGCGGGAGGTCATCCAGAAGGCCATCGAGGAGAACAATAACTTCATCAAAATGGCCAAAGAGAAGCTGGCGCAGAAGATGGAGTCCAACAAGGAGAACCGCGAGGCCCATTTAGCAGCCATGCTGGAGCGCTTGCAGGAGAAG GTCTGTTCCCAACCTCAGCATGGAAGGTCCCACCCTCGccacctccagctccctccaAAACATCCCTTCTGCAAGGAGCTCGCTCAGTGCCCTTCTCCAAACGCCTCAGCTAGCCTTGGCTCAGAGACAGAGAGCACAAGATAA
- the STMN4 gene encoding stathmin-4 isoform X3, whose amino-acid sequence MSPESGERQPRRRRCGAVRPPGAFWLQTPKQRDTMTLAAYKEKMKELPLVSLFCSCFLSDPLNKPAYTYEDTVDLTWCVISDMEVIELNKRTSGQSFEVILKPPSFDGIPEFNASLPRRRDPSLEEIQKKLEAAEERRKYQEAELLKHLAEKREHEREVIQKAIEENNNFIKMAKEKLAQKMESNKENREAHLAAMLERLQEKQVCSQPQHGRSHPRHLQLPPKHPFCKELAQCPSPNASASLGSETESTR is encoded by the exons ATGAGCCCGGAGAGCGGCGAGCGGCAGCCCAGGCGccggcggtgcggtgcggtgcg gcCCCCAGGAGCTTTCTGGCTGCAGACGCCCAAGCAACGTGACACCATGACTCTGGCCG CTTACAAGGAGAAGATGAAGGAGCTGCCCCTCGTCTCCCTGTTTTGCTCCTGCTTCCTCTCGGACCCCTTGAACAAGCCGGCGTACACGTACGAAG ACACGGTAGACCTCACCTGGTGCGTCATCTCCGACATGGAAGTCATCGAGCTCAACAAGCGCACTTCGGGGCAGTCCTTCGAGGTGATCCTGAAGCCGCCCTCCTTCGACGGCATCCCCGAGTTCAACGCCTCCCTGCCGCGGCGGCGCGACCCTTCCCTGGAGGAGATCCAGAAGAAGCTGGAGGCGGCCGAGGAGCGGAGGAAG TACCAGGAGGCCGAGCTCCTGAAGCACCTGGCGGAGAAGCGGGAGCACGAGCGGGAGGTCATCCAGAAGGCCATCGAGGAGAACAATAACTTCATCAAAATGGCCAAAGAGAAGCTGGCGCAGAAGATGGAGTCCAACAAGGAGAACCGCGAGGCCCATTTAGCAGCCATGCTGGAGCGCTTGCAGGAGAAG CAGGTCTGTTCCCAACCTCAGCATGGAAGGTCCCACCCTCGccacctccagctccctccaAAACATCCCTTCTGCAAGGAGCTCGCTCAGTGCCCTTCTCCAAACGCCTCAGCTAGCCTTGGCTCAGAGACAGAGAGCACAAGATAA